One window of the Crassaminicella thermophila genome contains the following:
- the gdhA gene encoding NADP-specific glutamate dehydrogenase gives MPNQLNAQKYIQEVIEKVKKTNADQPEFIQAVEEVLPSLAPVLEKHPEYMEANLLERFVEPERQIIFRVPWVDDQGKLQVNRGFRVQFNGAIGPYKGGLRFHHTVYLGIIKFLGFEQILKNSLTGLPIGGGKGGSDFDPRGKSDAEIMRFCQSFMTELYRHIGPDVDVPAGDIGVGGREIGYLYGHYRRIRAAFENGVLTGKGLSYGGSLIRPEATGFGVTYFCQEMLKHEGEVFEGKTVALSGFGNVTWGACIKINELGGKVVTLSGPDGYIYDPDGVSGEKIDYLLEMRASGRDQVKDYADKFGVEFYPGEKPWGVKVDIVMPCATQNDIHLEHAKQIVANGVKFVCEGANMPCTNEAVEYFLENGVIVGPAKAANAGGVATSALEMSQNSMRLSWTEEEVDQKLHQIMVNIHNNAMKAAEEYGFGYNLVAGANIAGFIKVAEAMHAQGNY, from the coding sequence ATGCCAAACCAATTAAATGCACAGAAGTACATTCAAGAAGTAATTGAAAAAGTGAAAAAAACAAATGCTGATCAACCTGAATTTATTCAAGCTGTTGAAGAGGTATTGCCATCTTTAGCACCAGTACTTGAAAAACATCCTGAATATATGGAAGCAAATCTTTTAGAAAGATTTGTAGAACCTGAAAGACAAATTATATTCAGAGTACCATGGGTTGATGATCAAGGTAAATTACAAGTAAACAGAGGATTTAGAGTACAATTTAATGGAGCAATCGGACCTTATAAAGGTGGACTTAGATTCCATCATACAGTTTATTTAGGAATTATTAAATTCTTAGGTTTTGAGCAAATTTTAAAGAACTCACTAACAGGTCTACCAATTGGTGGAGGTAAAGGTGGCTCTGATTTTGATCCTAGAGGAAAATCTGATGCTGAAATTATGAGATTCTGCCAAAGCTTTATGACAGAATTATATAGACACATTGGACCAGATGTAGACGTTCCTGCTGGAGACATTGGTGTAGGTGGAAGAGAAATTGGATATCTATATGGACACTACAGAAGAATTAGAGCTGCATTTGAAAACGGCGTGTTGACAGGAAAAGGTTTATCTTACGGTGGAAGCTTAATTAGACCAGAAGCTACAGGTTTTGGTGTAACTTATTTCTGTCAAGAAATGTTAAAGCATGAAGGAGAAGTTTTTGAAGGTAAAACTGTTGCATTATCAGGATTTGGTAACGTTACTTGGGGAGCATGTATAAAAATTAATGAATTGGGCGGTAAAGTTGTTACACTTTCAGGACCAGACGGATACATCTATGATCCAGATGGTGTTTCTGGAGAAAAAATAGATTACTTATTAGAAATGCGTGCTTCTGGTAGAGATCAAGTAAAAGATTATGCTGATAAATTTGGTGTTGAATTTTATCCAGGAGAAAAACCATGGGGAGTTAAAGTTGATATCGTAATGCCATGTGCTACACAAAACGATATTCACTTAGAGCATGCAAAGCAAATCGTTGCAAATGGTGTTAAGTTTGTTTGTGAAGGAGCAAACATGCCTTGTACAAATGAAGCAGTTGAGTACTTCTTAGAAAATGGCGTTATTGTAGGCCCTGCAAAAGCTGCTAACGCTGGTGGCGTTGCTACATCAGCTCTTGAAATGAGCCAAAACAGTATGAGACTTTCTTGGACTGAAGAAGAAGTAGATCAAAAACTTCATCAAATTATGGTTAACATCCATAACAATGCTATGAAAGCTGCTGAAGAATATGGATTTGGTTATAATCTAGTTGCTGGTGCAAACATTGCTGGATTTATTAAAGTTGCTGAAGCGATGCATGCACAAGGAAATTATTAA
- the glpQ gene encoding glycerophosphodiester phosphodiesterase: protein MKKIFALLICLVILCSSVSFAEGNKIVIAHRGASGYLPEHSMAAKAMAYAMGVDYIEQDVVMTKDNKLVVLHDHYLDRVTNVEKVYPNRKRADGRYYAIDFTLDEIKSLNMTEGFHVKDGKEVANFPQRFPIWKSDFRVHTLEEEIELIQGLNKSTGKNVGIYIEIKAPWFHRHEGKDISVEVLKVLKKYGYTKKTDKVYLQCFDFNELKRIKTELLPKFGMDIKLVQLMAETSWNETMEYKNGKAVPYNYDWMFKKGAMKEIAKYADGVGPWKPMIIKDGSTRDHLIITDLVKEAHEAGMVVHPYTFRLDNGRIPSYAASFEDMLDIFYYKVGVDGVFTDFPDRAVNFLRRSEYKAMGL from the coding sequence ATGAAAAAAATATTTGCTTTGTTAATCTGTTTAGTAATTCTTTGTAGTAGTGTTTCCTTTGCAGAAGGAAATAAAATTGTTATAGCACATAGGGGTGCTAGTGGTTATTTGCCAGAACATAGTATGGCAGCAAAGGCTATGGCTTATGCTATGGGTGTAGATTATATTGAGCAGGATGTTGTTATGACAAAGGACAATAAGCTAGTTGTATTGCATGATCATTATCTTGATAGGGTTACAAATGTGGAAAAGGTTTACCCAAATAGAAAGAGAGCAGATGGAAGATATTATGCTATTGATTTTACGTTAGATGAAATAAAGAGTCTTAATATGACAGAAGGTTTTCATGTTAAAGATGGAAAAGAAGTAGCAAATTTCCCACAACGTTTTCCTATTTGGAAATCAGATTTTAGAGTGCATACATTGGAAGAAGAAATAGAATTAATTCAAGGGTTAAATAAGAGTACAGGTAAAAATGTAGGTATTTATATTGAAATTAAAGCACCTTGGTTTCATAGACATGAGGGAAAAGATATTAGTGTAGAAGTATTAAAAGTGCTTAAAAAATATGGGTATACTAAAAAAACTGACAAGGTTTATCTACAATGCTTTGATTTTAATGAGTTAAAACGTATTAAAACTGAGTTGTTACCTAAATTTGGTATGGATATAAAGCTAGTTCAACTAATGGCAGAAACAAGCTGGAATGAAACAATGGAGTATAAGAATGGAAAAGCAGTTCCTTATAACTATGATTGGATGTTTAAGAAGGGTGCGATGAAAGAAATTGCTAAATATGCTGATGGAGTAGGACCTTGGAAGCCTATGATAATAAAGGATGGATCTACAAGAGATCATTTAATAATAACAGATCTTGTAAAAGAGGCTCATGAAGCAGGAATGGTAGTACACCCTTATACTTTCCGTTTGGATAATGGAAGAATACCTTCATATGCTGCAAGCTTTGAAGACATGTTAGATATTTTCTACTATAAGGTAGGTGTTGATGGAGTATTTACTGATTTTCCTGACAGAGCAGTAAATTTTTTGAGAAGATCTGAATATAAAGCAATGGGACTTTAG
- a CDS encoding acyl-CoA dehydrogenase, with amino-acid sequence MQFKLTKEQEMVRKMVRSFAENEVQPLAAEVDETERFPWETVEKMARYKMLGTFVPKQYGGAGADEVAYAITVEELSRACATTGVICSAHSSLCAWPIMKYGTEEQKQKYLVPLAKGEKLGAFGLTEPNAGTDAAGQQTTAVEDGDEWVLNGSKIFITNGGEAEIYVVMAMTDQSKGTRGISAFIVEKGTPGFSIGKKEEKMGIRGSATTELIFENCRIPKENLLGELGKGFKIAMTTLDGGRIGIAAQALGIAQGAMDETIKYTKERQQFGRPIAKFQALQFEMADMETRIQAARHLVYNAAWRKSQGLPYSKEAAMAKLFAAETAMYVTTKAVQLHGGYGYTREYPVERMMRDAKITEIYEGTSEVQRMVIAANILK; translated from the coding sequence GTGCAATTCAAATTAACCAAAGAACAAGAAATGGTTAGAAAGATGGTTAGAAGCTTTGCTGAAAATGAAGTGCAACCGTTAGCAGCAGAAGTAGATGAGACAGAAAGATTTCCATGGGAAACAGTTGAAAAAATGGCTAGATATAAAATGCTAGGTACTTTTGTTCCAAAGCAATATGGTGGAGCAGGTGCTGATGAAGTTGCTTATGCAATTACTGTAGAAGAGCTTTCAAGAGCTTGTGCTACAACAGGAGTTATTTGTTCAGCGCACAGTTCATTATGTGCATGGCCAATTATGAAATATGGTACTGAAGAACAAAAACAAAAATATTTAGTGCCATTAGCAAAAGGAGAAAAATTGGGTGCATTCGGTTTAACTGAGCCAAATGCAGGTACTGATGCAGCAGGACAACAAACAACTGCAGTAGAAGATGGAGATGAGTGGGTACTTAATGGTTCAAAAATCTTCATAACAAATGGTGGAGAAGCTGAAATCTATGTTGTTATGGCTATGACAGATCAATCAAAAGGAACTAGAGGAATCAGTGCTTTTATCGTTGAAAAAGGAACACCAGGATTCAGCATTGGTAAAAAGGAAGAAAAAATGGGTATTAGAGGATCTGCTACAACAGAGTTGATTTTTGAAAACTGCAGAATTCCTAAAGAAAACCTTTTAGGAGAATTAGGAAAAGGTTTCAAAATTGCAATGACAACACTTGATGGTGGTAGAATTGGTATTGCTGCTCAAGCACTAGGAATAGCACAAGGTGCTATGGATGAAACTATAAAATATACAAAAGAAAGACAACAATTTGGCAGACCAATTGCAAAATTCCAAGCATTACAATTTGAAATGGCTGATATGGAAACAAGAATTCAAGCAGCTAGACATTTAGTATACAATGCTGCATGGAGAAAATCTCAAGGATTACCTTATTCTAAAGAAGCTGCTATGGCAAAATTATTTGCAGCAGAAACAGCTATGTATGTAACAACTAAGGCTGTTCAATTACATGGTGGATATGGATATACTAGAGAATATCCAGTTGAAAGAATGATGAGAGATGCAAAAATCACTGAAATTTACGAAGGTACTTCAGAAGTGCAAAGAATGGTTATTGCTGCAAATATATTAAAATAA
- a CDS encoding transcriptional regulator, SarA/Rot family, translated as MANYYNEINKMIDKLMHKVLVYDRKGFKIGGNIEDLSLLDIHVLRNIGQVESKKIYELIEDMEMDRGLIASVTKKLILKGYIIKERSIEDKRVYILKLTEQGREMYEKILQVQNNLLEFLLSDVTLNEEKAILKFLSKINQTTLFCNKDVVYSKK; from the coding sequence ATGGCTAATTACTATAATGAAATTAATAAAATGATTGATAAACTTATGCATAAGGTTTTAGTTTATGATAGAAAAGGATTTAAAATAGGTGGGAATATAGAAGATTTATCATTGCTTGATATACATGTTTTAAGAAATATCGGACAAGTAGAAAGTAAAAAGATTTATGAATTAATAGAAGACATGGAAATGGATAGAGGTTTGATTGCATCTGTTACAAAAAAATTAATATTAAAAGGATATATTATAAAAGAACGTTCAATAGAAGATAAAAGAGTTTATATATTAAAACTAACAGAACAAGGACGAGAAATGTATGAAAAAATTCTGCAGGTACAAAATAATTTATTAGAATTTTTATTATCTGATGTAACTTTAAATGAAGAAAAAGCAATATTAAAATTTTTAAGTAAGATTAATCAAACAACATTGTTTTGTAATAAGGATGTTGTTTATTCAAAAAAATAA
- a CDS encoding electron transfer flavoprotein subunit alpha/FixB family protein: MAVVVLQDKCKGCKLCLKACPFEAIDMVDKLAVINEKCTACGACIEACPFNAIIKEENDAPKKDLSAYKNVWVFAEQREGKIMPVVIELLGEGRKLADEIGTDLCAIVLGNNIEDLSKELIAYGADKVYLAQHELLEKFTTDGYTKVITDAINEIKPEIVLLGATHIGRDLAPRVAARVDTGLTADCTKLEIDPEDKKIMQTRPAFGGNIMATIVCPNHRPQMSTVRPGVMDKAHRDDSRTGEVIEIDVKLSKEDMRTEVVEIVKTKKEMVSLTDADVIVSGGRGLGKPEGFELLKQLADKLGGVVGASRATVDAGWIDHSHQVGQTGTTVKPKIYIACGISGAIQHLAGMQSSDIIIAINKNANAPIFEVADFGIVGDLYDVVPALMDALDRAEDLVEALKEVAATE; the protein is encoded by the coding sequence ATGGCTGTTGTAGTATTACAAGATAAATGTAAAGGATGTAAGCTATGTCTAAAAGCATGTCCTTTTGAAGCAATTGACATGGTAGACAAATTAGCTGTAATAAATGAAAAGTGTACTGCTTGTGGAGCTTGTATAGAGGCATGTCCTTTTAATGCAATTATAAAAGAAGAAAATGATGCTCCAAAGAAAGATTTATCTGCATATAAAAACGTATGGGTATTTGCAGAGCAAAGAGAAGGCAAAATCATGCCTGTAGTAATCGAACTTCTTGGAGAAGGTAGAAAATTAGCAGATGAAATCGGAACTGATCTTTGTGCAATTGTACTTGGAAACAATATTGAAGACTTATCTAAAGAACTAATTGCATATGGTGCTGATAAAGTATATTTAGCACAACATGAATTATTAGAAAAATTTACAACAGATGGATATACAAAAGTTATCACAGATGCTATCAATGAAATAAAACCAGAAATAGTATTACTTGGTGCAACTCACATCGGAAGAGATTTAGCTCCAAGAGTAGCTGCTAGAGTAGATACAGGACTTACTGCTGACTGTACAAAACTAGAAATAGATCCAGAAGATAAAAAAATCATGCAGACACGTCCAGCTTTTGGTGGAAACATTATGGCTACAATCGTATGTCCAAACCACAGACCACAAATGTCTACAGTAAGACCTGGAGTTATGGATAAAGCACATAGAGATGATTCTAGAACAGGTGAAGTAATTGAAATTGATGTTAAACTATCAAAAGAAGATATGAGAACAGAAGTTGTAGAAATAGTAAAAACTAAGAAAGAAATGGTTTCTCTTACAGATGCTGATGTTATCGTATCTGGAGGACGTGGACTTGGAAAACCAGAAGGTTTTGAGTTATTAAAGCAATTAGCTGATAAATTAGGTGGAGTAGTAGGAGCATCTCGTGCAACAGTAGACGCTGGATGGATCGACCATTCTCACCAAGTAGGTCAAACAGGTACAACTGTTAAACCAAAAATTTATATTGCTTGTGGTATTTCAGGAGCAATCCAACACTTAGCTGGTATGCAAAGTTCTGATATTATTATTGCTATTAATAAAAATGCCAATGCACCAATTTTTGAGGTTGCAGATTTTGGAATCGTTGGAGACTTATATGATGTTGTTCCAGCATTAATGGACGCATTAGATAGAGCTGAAGACCTTGTAGAAGCATTAAAAGAGGTTGCGGCTACTGAATAA
- the etfB gene encoding electron transfer flavoprotein subunit beta, which produces MKVIVCVKQVPDTNEVRIDPVKGTLIRDGVPSILNPDDANALEEALALKDKYEDVHVTVITMGPPQADEMLRECLAMGADEAILLSDRAFAGADTWATSNTIAAAIRKIGDYDIIFAGRQAIDGDTAQVGPQIAERIGIPQVTYVQDFKIEGDEITVQRQLEDGYEVIKVKKPVLLTAIKELNKPRYMSIEGIYDACKQDITVWTLADLDVEKHEVGLDASPTKVFRSFTPAPKGKGVMLEGTTKEMVEKLVVALKQKHVI; this is translated from the coding sequence ATGAAGGTAATTGTTTGTGTAAAACAAGTTCCTGATACAAATGAAGTTAGAATAGATCCTGTAAAAGGAACGCTTATTCGTGATGGTGTTCCAAGTATCCTAAATCCAGATGATGCAAATGCATTAGAAGAGGCATTAGCATTAAAAGATAAATATGAAGATGTTCATGTAACAGTAATTACAATGGGACCTCCTCAAGCGGATGAAATGTTAAGAGAATGTTTAGCTATGGGAGCAGATGAAGCAATACTACTTAGTGATAGAGCTTTTGCTGGTGCTGACACTTGGGCAACTTCTAATACAATTGCAGCAGCAATTAGAAAAATAGGAGATTACGACATTATATTTGCTGGAAGACAAGCGATTGATGGAGATACTGCGCAAGTAGGACCACAGATTGCAGAAAGAATTGGAATTCCACAAGTTACTTATGTACAAGATTTCAAAATTGAAGGAGATGAAATCACTGTACAAAGACAGCTAGAAGATGGATATGAAGTAATCAAAGTTAAAAAGCCAGTACTTTTAACAGCAATAAAAGAGTTAAACAAACCAAGATATATGTCTATTGAAGGTATTTATGATGCTTGCAAGCAAGATATTACAGTATGGACATTAGCTGATTTAGATGTTGAAAAACATGAAGTAGGATTAGATGCTTCTCCAACAAAAGTATTCCGTTCATTTACACCAGCACCAAAAGGAAAAGGTGTAATGCTTGAAGGAACTACAAAAGAAATGGTAGAAAAACTAGTTGTAGCGTTAAAACAAAAACATGTAATTTAA
- a CDS encoding DUF362 domain-containing protein: protein MAYVINEACISCGACEPECPVNAISAGDDKYVIDAAACIDCGACANVCPVDAPVAE, encoded by the coding sequence ATGGCTTATGTAATTAATGAAGCTTGTATTAGCTGTGGTGCTTGTGAACCAGAATGTCCAGTAAATGCAATCAGTGCTGGAGATGACAAATATGTAATTGATGCAGCAGCATGTATCGATTGTGGTGCTTGCGCAAATGTTTGTCCTGTAGATGCACCAGTTGCTGAATAA
- a CDS encoding redox-sensing transcriptional repressor Rex: MQKGNAKISMAVIRRLPKYRRYLAELLDRGVHRISSRELSKIIGFTASQIRQDLNNFGGFGQQGYGYNVAALYEAIGKILGLDRKYNTIIVGAGNLGQAIANYTNFEKSGFIPKAMFDINPKLIGLKIRDIEIIDADKMEEYIKENNVDIGIICTNKEQAQAVADRLVKSNIKGIWNFAPTDLDVPEKVMLENVHLSESLYTLSFLLKHNRID; encoded by the coding sequence ATGCAAAAAGGAAATGCAAAAATATCAATGGCTGTAATTAGAAGATTACCAAAATATCGAAGGTACCTAGCAGAATTATTAGATAGGGGTGTTCATAGAATTTCTTCTAGAGAGTTAAGTAAAATTATTGGTTTTACAGCGTCCCAAATAAGACAGGATTTAAACAATTTTGGGGGGTTTGGACAGCAAGGATATGGGTATAATGTTGCTGCGCTTTATGAAGCGATAGGGAAAATATTAGGATTAGATAGGAAATATAATACGATTATTGTAGGAGCAGGAAATTTAGGGCAGGCAATTGCCAATTATACGAATTTTGAAAAATCTGGTTTTATTCCTAAGGCTATGTTTGACATCAATCCTAAATTGATTGGATTAAAGATTAGAGATATAGAAATTATAGATGCAGACAAAATGGAAGAATATATCAAGGAAAATAATGTTGATATTGGGATTATTTGTACTAATAAAGAGCAGGCACAAGCTGTTGCTGACAGGTTAGTTAAAAGCAACATAAAGGGAATATGGAATTTTGCACCTACAGACTTAGATGTTCCAGAGAAAGTAATGCTAGAAAATGTACATTTAAGTGAAAGTTTGTATACCTTATCTTTCTTGCTAAAGCATAATCGTATTGATTAA
- a CDS encoding Asp23/Gls24 family envelope stress response protein gives MKVIALVGASGTGKSYRAINLAHEKNIDYIIDDGLFIKRNKIIAGKSAKRQSTMVTAVKTALFTHKDHREEVRAAIQREQPKGILILGTSKKMVDKIALHLNIGNVEEYVYIEEISSEEERKIAKKQRHELGKHVIPVPTFEIKKDFSGYFIDPLKILRRKKDDTVQISEKSIVRPTFSYMGKYTISDKVISDLVNHAAKQLEGVHKISRVDIRNYSNGIVIDVEIIMVYGNDLRKLSRMVQDNIKEEVEYMTALNILAMNIYVKKIIII, from the coding sequence ATGAAGGTTATTGCCCTTGTAGGAGCTAGTGGCACAGGGAAAAGCTATAGAGCAATAAATTTAGCACACGAAAAAAATATAGATTATATTATTGATGATGGATTATTTATAAAAAGAAATAAAATTATTGCAGGAAAATCTGCAAAAAGGCAATCAACCATGGTAACAGCAGTAAAAACTGCATTATTTACCCATAAAGATCATCGAGAAGAAGTAAGGGCTGCTATTCAGAGAGAGCAGCCTAAAGGTATATTAATCCTTGGGACTTCTAAAAAGATGGTAGATAAGATTGCGCTACACTTAAATATTGGTAATGTAGAAGAGTATGTATATATTGAAGAAATATCTTCAGAAGAAGAAAGAAAAATTGCAAAAAAACAAAGACATGAATTAGGTAAACATGTAATACCTGTTCCTACTTTTGAAATCAAAAAAGATTTTTCAGGGTATTTTATTGATCCACTTAAAATACTAAGAAGGAAAAAAGATGATACTGTGCAAATATCTGAAAAATCCATTGTAAGACCTACTTTTAGCTATATGGGAAAATATACAATATCAGATAAGGTGATTAGTGACTTAGTAAATCATGCAGCTAAGCAGTTAGAAGGAGTACACAAAATCTCAAGAGTAGATATTCGCAATTATTCAAATGGCATTGTGATAGATGTAGAGATTATTATGGTATATGGAAATGATCTTAGAAAGTTATCGAGAATGGTGCAAGATAATATAAAAGAAGAGGTAGAGTATATGACGGCTTTAAATATTCTTGCGATGAATATATATGTAAAAAAAATAATAATTATTTAG
- a CDS encoding 6-phospho-beta-glucosidase, translating to MLDNRKIKIAVIGGGSSYTPEIIEGFIKRYDELPVEELYLVDIEEGKEKLDIVGKLAKRMVKKAGVNINIKLTLDRKEAIKDADFVTTQFRVGLLDARIRDEKIPLKYNCIGQETTGAGGLAKALRTIPVILDICKDIEELSPNAWLINFTNPSGIITEAVHKYTKVKCIGLCNVPILMHMLSAEVLNVDKDDIRMDLIGLNHLVWGRDVIYKGESKIDEVIKHLIVGKGYTAKNIPDINWGKELLESLNMLPCPYHRYYYLTDIMLKEELEMAKREGTRGEIVKKIEKELFELYKNPNLEEKPKQLEDRGGQYYSDAACELISAIYNDKGTIHYVNVQNNGTINCIPNDSVIERTCYVDKEGAHPLNAKPLPSKIKGLLQVINEYEALAVEAGVHGDYGAALQALIIHPLVESSIAKNLLDDIIKENIDYLPQFKHLMK from the coding sequence ATGTTAGATAATAGAAAAATAAAGATAGCTGTTATTGGAGGGGGAAGTAGCTATACTCCAGAAATTATTGAAGGCTTTATTAAGAGATATGATGAGTTACCTGTAGAGGAGTTATATTTAGTTGATATTGAAGAGGGTAAAGAAAAATTAGATATTGTAGGGAAGCTTGCTAAAAGAATGGTTAAAAAGGCTGGAGTAAATATAAATATAAAACTAACATTGGATAGAAAAGAAGCTATTAAAGATGCTGATTTTGTAACTACTCAATTTAGAGTAGGATTGTTAGATGCAAGAATTAGAGATGAAAAAATTCCTTTAAAATATAATTGTATTGGTCAGGAAACTACGGGGGCTGGGGGCTTAGCTAAAGCATTAAGAACTATTCCTGTTATATTAGATATTTGTAAGGATATTGAAGAATTATCTCCAAACGCATGGTTAATTAATTTTACGAATCCAAGTGGAATTATTACTGAAGCTGTTCATAAGTATACTAAAGTAAAATGTATTGGCTTATGTAATGTTCCTATACTAATGCATATGTTAAGTGCAGAGGTATTGAATGTAGATAAAGATGATATAAGAATGGATTTGATAGGGTTAAATCATTTAGTTTGGGGAAGAGATGTAATATATAAAGGAGAAAGTAAAATTGATGAAGTTATAAAACATTTAATAGTTGGAAAAGGGTATACAGCTAAGAATATTCCTGATATTAACTGGGGAAAAGAGCTGTTAGAATCTTTAAATATGTTGCCATGCCCATATCATAGATATTATTATTTAACAGATATTATGTTAAAGGAAGAACTTGAAATGGCTAAAAGGGAAGGTACTCGTGGAGAAATTGTTAAGAAAATAGAAAAAGAGCTATTTGAATTATACAAAAATCCAAATCTAGAAGAGAAGCCTAAGCAATTAGAAGATCGTGGAGGACAGTATTATTCAGATGCAGCTTGTGAATTAATTAGTGCTATTTATAATGATAAAGGAACTATTCATTATGTTAATGTTCAAAATAATGGTACTATAAATTGCATTCCTAATGACTCAGTTATTGAAAGAACCTGTTATGTAGACAAAGAGGGGGCACATCCATTAAATGCTAAACCATTACCATCTAAAATTAAAGGCTTGTTACAGGTAATTAATGAATATGAAGCATTAGCAGTAGAGGCTGGTGTACATGGAGATTATGGTGCTGCTCTTCAAGCTTTAATCATCCATCCACTAGTAGAAAGTAGTATTGCTAAAAATTTATTAGATGATATAATCAAGGAAAATATTGATTATTTACCTCAATTTAAGCATCTTATGAAGTAG
- a CDS encoding GntR family transcriptional regulator: MKLDDSNPMPLYYQLEIIIRKRVEEGIYKPDEKIPSERRLSEEFNLSRMTISKAINNLVEEGILYRKRGKGTFVSKNKVDFFPGLMGFTEIMEKKGMKPSSKVISQAVILPDKYLCEKLQILENEKVIFTQRLRLADNEIINLEKSYVPYSLCPKLLEINLSVESIYKLLTTEGYKPSKAEQEIQAILSDNELSKLLKINIDEPILKRKRITYSKNVPIEYSLNYYRGDIYTMVMTINS, from the coding sequence ATGAAACTAGATGATAGTAATCCAATGCCTTTATATTATCAATTAGAAATTATAATTAGAAAGAGAGTTGAAGAAGGAATATATAAGCCAGATGAAAAGATTCCATCAGAGAGAAGGTTAAGTGAGGAATTCAATTTAAGCAGAATGACTATAAGTAAAGCAATTAATAATTTAGTTGAGGAAGGAATTTTATATAGAAAAAGAGGTAAAGGAACTTTTGTTTCTAAAAATAAAGTGGATTTTTTTCCGGGATTGATGGGCTTTACTGAGATCATGGAAAAAAAAGGTATGAAACCTTCGAGTAAAGTAATATCTCAAGCTGTAATATTGCCAGATAAGTATTTATGTGAGAAGCTTCAAATATTAGAAAATGAAAAAGTTATTTTTACGCAAAGATTACGTTTAGCAGATAATGAGATCATTAACCTAGAAAAATCATATGTACCATATTCTTTATGCCCTAAATTACTTGAAATTAATTTATCTGTTGAATCTATATATAAACTCTTAACTACTGAGGGATATAAACCTTCAAAAGCGGAGCAAGAGATTCAAGCTATTTTATCAGATAATGAACTCAGTAAGCTTCTAAAAATAAATATTGATGAACCTATTTTAAAGCGTAAAAGAATAACTTATTCAAAAAATGTTCCTATAGAATATAGTCTTAATTACTATAGAGGAGATATCTATACGATGGTTATGACAATAAATAGTTGA